TTCAAAAAAGTGAGTATCCAaggttgtcatttttttttatcaacctCATCAAAGAATCTATACTTCTACCAACAATGGTAAAGTTTTTTTCCCAAAATCTCATAGCAGCAATGGCAAATATCTGATATTATTTAACTAATGTACAGAATATAtagtttattataatatatatatatttttgataactagtatatatatatatatatatatatatactattgtttttattttttttatttttggagttAAAGAGTAGTACTATAACACAGttaaagggaataaaaaaaatacaccatCTATAGCCACGTGAGTGACATGACCATTGGGATGGGTAAAAAGTGAACTTGAAGACTTGTCTTTCTCACTTCCCATCACTGAccacaagtttcaaaatttttcattgaGATTCACAGCCggataaaacaaagaaaaagaaaaagtggggGAGAAGGAACTTGCTAGaagtaaaagaaggagaagaagttCATGAGGTAGCATCAAGGAAATGAGAAGAAGCAGCAGCTTGATTTGATCTGCAACGACaggtgaaattttttatcaaagatTCACAAAAGCCTCAACTGCTTCTTcgatttttattcttcttcaaaGACCTTCAATTTCTTAGAAATCCGGTATCCAAAATTCGGTATTCGCTCCGGTATTGCCGAAATGTCTCCGGTACGGCCAGTATTTAAACCGGAACGAAATACTAGCGTTCCTATACCGGCCAAGGTTCCGGTACGGTATACATGGGGGAAGGGATAAAGCTGGTATTTCTTATCGTGTTGGcgctatttttattttctgaagaaaaaaatagcGGTTAGCCCATCTGCGTCTCTAAAAAAGCAAAGCTTTGCAGTGTTTTGTAAACGTGAAAAATCTGGATTTTGAAAACGCAAACGTGTTGATTTTGTGGAGCCAAATGATTTGGCAAATCACGTTTTGTCTAAAATGCACGTTAAGGTTTTGTGAACAGCCTATCCAAACGGGCTCTTAGTTTTCactcatgtgtgtttggttggagggatggaaaGGCCCCTTCCAAAGATATCCATCAGCCCATGAGGAGAAATgaaatcaaaaaaatcaatcatagACGAAGTATAACTTACAGCCCCTGACCTCTCTAATGGAAAACGGATTACATTAAAGTCATCTCCCAGACACCATAGCAAATTCCACCAACTGATAAGTCCTACCAGTTTGTTCAACATTATATGACGCCTCCTATTCAAATTTGGACCGTGAATACCTGTGAAAGCCCACTCAAACTGATCACCaacatttttaaatttgcaAGAGACTGAGAAATGTCCCACCGCTTCCTCCACCTTTTCCACAACCCTTCGATCCCACATAAGCAAAATACCACTAAAAGCACCTTCAGAACCCAAGTAAAACCAATCTATATAAGGACAACTCCAGATGCTATGAACAATTCCTCTAGTAATCCACTCCAATTTTGTCTCTTGCAAACAAACAATATCAGCCCTCCAAGTACGCAATAGCAACTTCAAATTCATTGAGAAACAAGCAAAGCCCTATCCCTACTATAGAGTCTGATGTCATCAACAGAACCACAGCCAACTGATTCTGCTCGACAAAATCATCTACAGCATCACTCGGTGGCAAAGATATCTGAATCAGGACTGCCACCCTCCTCCCATCGCATAATTCAAGGACACACTGCTCAGAATTCTCCCATTTCTTGATTATGTTGCCAGTATGCTCCTGAAGGATTGTTCACAAATCATGTTGCAAGCCTTCATCATAATCAGATGTAGGTTCCAACCCTTTACAGGTCGCAAGTCATGTTGCAAGCCTTCTTCACAATCAGATGTGGGTTCCAACCCTTAAACTATAGGTCTCCACAGACATATTGGAGCAAATAGATTTAGACACCGCAATCATCTCAGTGCAAATCAGCTCTAAATGGGTTTGGATCGGCTCATAAACTGCAGCATCAGAGCTGGGAAGCATCAAAGGACCTATCTTGGTGCATGCCGAAACAGAAGGGTGGGACGATTTTTGTTGGGAAGACTTGTGAAGGGAAAGAGTTTGGGGTTGGGTCACGTGAGAAGAATTAATGGGCTGTGATGATTTAGGCCACCACACAGAAatgggtttagggttaggagtTGGTTTCTTTATATGCTTAAAAGATTTGGCAACAGTGGGCTTCATTTTTAAATTCTGGCCTACTTGAGAGAGGCCCATTTCCTGAACATTAGACCACTTGACCCCCCACTTACCATCCAACCCATGTTCCATCCTAAAAGAAACATCTAATACCAAGCCATCTTCAGTTCTTTTAGAAACAATACCATTTCTAACGGACAAAATTTTTGCCCCAATTTGTGCATTCGCCATCCCAGAATTTCCCTCGCATAAATCATAGTGTTGACCACTcaagtatgaattttttttattttgaaaatttggaattaatttctttcctttattACCTCCACCACCTTTGCTCTACCGCCCCTCCACCGCTGTCAACATAAGTGTATTGGAATCACTATTTCGGCACGTCTCCGCTAGTCTCAAAACAGTCTGTTTGATCCTAGATAAATTCTGGGAGGGCAGTTTGGCAGCAAGTGTCTCTGGAGCAATAGCCTTCTGCAGATTAAATCCAAATCCTCTCCAACCACCACCCAATTTTCATCCGGCACCACAATGAAACCTTTCCGATGACCATGCAAAAGTTCTGAGATCATTAGAAAAGAGCCATGTGCATTGGAACCCAATTGCAGAATGAAGACTTTATCTCCGCGAAATGTCCTGGAGATACATTGGATATGAGGTCCTCAAAAATGGCTAGCAAACGCTTTGTACTCTCTTTGCCCATGAACACTGAACATAAAGACTCCCTACTTCTCTCATAAATACATAATATGTAAAAAGTACCTCCTTCTTCAActgaaaattcaaaagtttttgactcaatgaagaagaaaatagaacCTCCCACAACAAcagaaaagaaactaaaaaatacaaaatttgatggCTAATCCCAGGTAGCTAGGCCTTGTTTGTGGCTAATTCAATGTAGCCAAGCCTTTAGAGCCATGGGGATATTACTTTAAGGATTGATAGGGATCAAAATTATGAAGGGTTGACACAACCAATACAAATATTTAGAACAGAAGTAAgacatgaaaaatgaaaattctctttgctattatatttctttccccctttttttttaaatgtattatattttaaaaaaaaataaggaaaaaaaaaaagcactgaacaagcagaaaaagaaagaaaaaaaacaagggGAAAAAAGTAAACAAcgtcaacaaaataaaataaggacaGAGAGAACAGTAAAAGAAcaaaccaacaaagaaaaaaaaaaaaatcaaagagaggaGAGATACCTGTTCAATGTTATAACTAAGGGGCAGAGAAGTAACTGGAATGGTGGCAGCAAAATCAGCAGAGTTTcctctccaaattggagagagagcATTTTGGTGGGCCAAGGGGGAAAACACTTGAGCCCCAGCCCCACcaaaatctctccaatttttcaccccaaccaaacaaccCCAAAAACCCTTTTCTCTcctccattttctatcctccctattttcaccccaaccaaatgGACCCCAAAGGTCTACTAGTAAGACTCATACCGTGTTGCATTTCTCTTTTCCACAAATGTTGAGTCCATCGCATTACAAAATTCAGGCTGGTGTGCCATTTTAAATTTCACCTATAGGTAAGCACTGAGTACTTTGTTCCCAAAAACACGACACCAATAGCTTTAGAAATGGCATCAAATTATGGAGGAGCGTTGGATACATACTTCAAAATTATACTGCACCCATTTTGGATGGCTACAATTAGTGTGAAAAGAAACGTATTGAGCAGCTTGTGGACCAATACAATACAAATGGTAAAGCAACAGAGAAAATCACAAAAGAAGGCCGTAATACACCACATGTTTGCTTTCTTCACTTGGACCATGTTCTCGGGTAAGATTTTATCAGTGCAGAATCATTGGAAAAGGAATATTTTGATCActgattggtgttgtatgtgtaagaATAGCAGAAAATcagttgaaaattttgttcaatGTTCAATGGCAAGATGCATTTGGTCTTTTGTGTTTGCATTATTTGGAGTTTCTTGGGTTATGCCAAAGATCGTGATTTAGATGCTTTGATGTTGGCAAGGGACCATCCACATAGAAGCACTAAGATATGGAAGGAAGGTGGTTTGGTTGTGTTAATGTGAGTAAGTTGGCAAGAGCATAATGGCAAAACATTTGATGGTGTCGACTGTCGAACATCCAAATCATGTTATCAAACAATCTATGATGAATGAGTTATGCTTGGATGGATGCCATCGGAAGTattccttcttttcctttttcagaTTTCCTAGACTATTTGAACTTGAGATTGTAATTCTTAAGGAGTAGTTTGGTACAAATGTTGTGAATTCAAACTGCAACctatttctttaataaaattatttaactttaggaaaacaaaaaaatccatGAAAGCCTAAAATAATCacgtaaaacaaaaaaacaaaacatgcaTATATGATAAGCAATTCATATTCTTCACAAAGTATTCACGGAAAAAGCAATTATGAAACCAGCTACCTTTCCCTACATGTATCAGTAcctcgggaaaaaaaaaaagttgatgcaCTTAAAACTACATGACAAATAAACTAGAAAAGTGATGGATTAAAATTCTGACATCTTAGTCGTGTATTATCAGATGTATAtgcatattttatttcaataaagaaCCAGAAATTTAAATCCTCACCTTTGTGGCATCTTTTCAACTTCTTTCTCTTGATGTTACATTCTTTGTCCCCACCATTCATTTCCATGGTATAATCTCGTAGAGGGTGATACTTCATTGAAACCAGTTCTTCTTTTGCTGTATCAAGCCTTCGTTTTTCATCTTTCTGCCCATAAAACATACAAAAAGCATCACAAACAATGAACTATGTAACTCTAACATGATAGTACCTACTGCTTAGTGAGAGAAAGACATATACATGAGCTTTTTCAAACCCCAAAATCTGTTGCTTGCAAAGCCTAAGTTCCATCTCAAGGGCATGAATCCGAGATTCCACAGGCACAACACATTGCCCAACTATTTCTTTTTGTCTACCTCGGATTACCTCTGGCTGCCACACATTCAAAGCCACCGAAGCTTGTCTTCAATCCCAATATCACATCACCCACAAGTCCAAAACCATATTATATTagaactgaagaaaaaaaatgaaaaaggttccatttttttaatacaaatagcTCTTAGAGATGAAACATTAAGACCATTAAACCTTATAAAAATTCCAgctatgttttctttttcactttaaaAGCAAGATTATTGAAATTATACATAATAACATAAATGCAAATTAAAATGAAGAGATAAAAACTCCAATACccttttttcctctatttttctttgttttctcatTTACCCAATACTCCTTCAATTTTGTTGACAAATGCCCTAAAGGCACAAGTAAACTTGAATTTAATACTCTATTAAATTATGTTTCTTTACCTTTTTCCACataattaaaaaggaaaaaaaaatacacaaaaaccCTCACGTGGTTTTCTATAAAACACAAAACCCCTATGAAGTTTTGAGTGTAACACTTAACCTAGTACTAGCAATATTCTTTTATGTGCAAGTCATTAAACATCCATGATAATAAACAACATGAGCTGCTTATAATGACATGTAAGGACATGTGCCCATATTTAAGGTTGCAGCTTACTTTATTATCACATAAAACAGTTCTAAGTGCTACACAATTAACAATTTACACTTTAAACATAAAACAGGTCTAGTGTTACAGTCAACACCTTAAGGGGGTGTGTTTAACGAGAGAACCACAAGGAAGTTTTGTGtatttttcccccaaaaaaaaaaaatatatatatatatatatatactcaaaCATTAAGAAGAGCACATACTACTGCTTTAaacttattttcttgtttttttttttttttttgataagtacaacTACTTTACACCCATGTCTATGGtgaaacaattattattattattttttaattgcgTAGAACCTCCCCAAGGTAGGGCCCTTTGGATCCACCCCTGAGAAGTAAACGACAGATACACAACCCTCCCGCTAGAACCATGTAGGTTGCATTTGAGATTAGTGTTTAAagtcagtttattttactatttagcttatttttcctactattcatgagtctcactttttggtattattcataagTTCCATTGTACTAATTCAACTAGCTTTTACCTTTATATACgctactttcagtaaaaagtttttagtttcaactaaCTAAATTGTTCCCAAACGGACCCGTAATGGAACTCCTCCTAGTGCCAGTGGGGATGACTCCCAAGTCCCAAGCCTacaactactactactactagtCTGCACCCTGATGAGTTATGTGTACAGTGAAACATTGTAAAGTACTTTTTGGGGGCATAATACAACTGATAATGGAATGTATAATATGGATATAGGTTGTATAATAAACCCAAACATTTAATTCTTGTAGTAATCACTCACATAGTAATCCTTGTAATCTAGAATAGTCTTGAATTATTTTAGGCTTAGgatgcaataaaaataaaaaataaaaaaacttgaaatccATAGGCATAGCATTAGCATATTTcatgattgaataaagaaaTTGCAAGGACTAGGTTGAAGAAGTTGATTACCTGAGGAGTCGTAAATGTGATAATTCAGAAACAGTTGTCTTCAATTTATGGTTCTCATCTGCCAACCGAGTCTCGATCTCTCGAATCTTTCTAGAATGCTCCACAATTTGACTCTCCTTTCTAAGCACAATCCTCCTATTCACCGCTAACttcttctctctatctctctcaaacctttaaaaaaacaaaaaacactatCAAGTCAAatacaaatacacacacacacacacaaaacgaCCCCGTTTCGTTAACAAAATACCTTTCTCTGTAAAGGGTTTTGGTGCTAGACTTGGTCgtcgatgatgatgatgatgatgatgatgatgatgatgatgaagaggacGGAAAGTCAGAGGAGAGAAGGTGAGACCAGAGCGAGTTTTCATTGGAGAGTCGGTGGAGGCGTCTACAAGAAATGGAGATAGAGCAGAGGTCCTTGTACCTAAAACCGCTGGTTTTGATACCGATTTCTAGGATTCGTCTCCACAGTTCATCTGGTAGGAACGAGTTTGAGATTGACATTTTTGTGAATTCCCAAGACAGATAGCAAGGGACAaggagagactgagagagattATAGGAGCAATTTTGTTTCTACACGCCGCAATAGACTTtcttgttggtttttttttcttttttccttttttaaggtaaatgatattgataattataaaaataaggttgtggtaaaataaaaatggtaaattccattaatttttttttttttttgataaacattaatattttttttaagatgtgaGCTAATGCTAACTATGTTCAAGACATTTTAAAACTAAACCAATttgattgtcaaaaaaaaaaaaaataaccaatttggtccttaaaccCGACTAGGCCTAACAATGTTTAAAGACTAAAGTTATATTtagtaacagtttttgttttctattttcaattttttttttttttttggaatataaagaaaaaaaattcttatatttttaaaataaaaaacatgtttggttagttgaaattaaaaaaataaaaaatattaaaatatgttgttactaggatttgaactctaatgctaactcattaaatgagatagattcaTTAGATCAAATGCGTGTTTTCATTGATATTTGAAAACTAGAAACTAAAAACAGTCTTTTggatgttttcagttttcttcacaaattgagttttgagaacattttttttgttttctgtccattttagattgccaaacaagttttttaatctcaaaaatagaaacttatttttgaaaatagaaaatagaaggaaaaacagttaccaaacatactcCAAGTTGGCTTAAGGAACCAAATTAGTCCGTTTTGAAATATCTTGGAACTAATTGGTATTAGCCCAAACCTATGTTAATGAAATTTACCCAAGAAAAAAGATTGGAGAATAGCCTCTAagtgaaaacacaattttaagtATTGAAAACAAGATTTCACCTCAAATTTGTAGTGATGTGGCACGAACTAATTGGCAAGTGTCCACTAAGAAATAgtattttcaaaacatgatttcaattaACCTTGAAAACGAATTTCCAAAACATACttttaatgcaaaataatttatgcaaatgCCTTATGTGGAAGTGAATTAGaaaatgttgattttttttttataactaccATGTGGCAGCTTACATGGAAGTCCatgtgataaaaaataatattttaatttagtcatTAGTCATGTCAGTATTTTTCGTTTATCACTTAACAGTAAGGATCATTTCGACACAATGCTAAAAAGTtaggaactaaattgacacgtTTGAAAGGttaaagactaaattgacaaGCAGCCTAAAGTTTAGGGGCCAAATAGGGCAAAATGGGTaaatacccttaattttaaaactatgtagcaaaatatctttctttccaaactatttagcaaaataaccctgtttttggaactcgatttcaataaaatcgagttatatgtgGAACTCAACATTAACAATGTTGAgttttatacatattttgtcacttaaatttttttttttttttttttttttttgaaaatttaagtgaaacttGACATTACTAATGTCAAGTTCTACTTAAAAATACacataaaacttgattttgaggaTATCGAATTTTACACAgaattcaattttgttaaaatcgagttccaaaacaatggcattttgctaaatagtttggaaatatgggtattttgctacataattttaaaattaatggtATTTATACATTTTGCCTaacaaaatatgtaatttacccttttcttattggaccatttaaaaaaatgctataaaTGTCTTGACACCTCTTAAAATTTAGAATAGTGGTTATTACAACCCTTGAACTTTCATTTTAGCCAATTTACTCCCTAAACTTCACACGTGCCAAATTGGTACTCAAGTTAGCTTTCTAGTAAAACACTAACAAAATACTCACGTGAGATACATGtgaatttaaataattctcAAATTTATGAGGAGAAACCTATAGGAGAGAAAGGATCAAATAGTAGCAGTAAGGAGGGATGTTGATCGAACAATGGCAAAGGGACTAGGTTGTTGCAGCAAGGGAAAGGAGAGAAAAACCTattcaaatttgagaaagagattcttgattcattttctctctctaaatcttGCACTCTCTCTTGGTTTCCTCTCACAAACCcaaactctcttcctctccttaAAGTGCCCAAATCGATGATTTGGTAGGCATGGATGCATGATCTGTAAGGTGGAAGTGAAAGAACTCGTGAATCGGAGATGAATGTTAAGATTATGGTAGCTCATGCAATGTTTGGAAGCGCTTGTGTGTGAAGGTCTTTTTGAATGTTTATGTGTATCTCTTTGGGTTGATAGATATAGTGGATGTGTTGTGGTTATTGTGTTGTACTAACAATTTTGGGGTTGATATATGTTGATTTAAGTGCATGTAAGTGTTATGTTTACGAGTCTTGTTGCCTGGGTTTGTGATTAAGTGGGTATATTTTTATTGCATACTGTCTAAACAACTTGTCGAGATCATCAACAATATTCCTCCCTTCCGTTGCAATCATTCAATCCTATCTCTCCTAAAGGTTTTTCTCTCCTGTAAATTTTGAGAATTATTTAGATTCACGTGTACCTCACATGAGTAGTCTAAtagattgtattttgatataaactcaaattcttggttccaaattttttaagaattaattcaaaccaaaaatacaagatagaaatagAGTATATGTGATTTGGGAACTCAAAAAACACACCACCAAAATGTATCAACCCAATGTAGAGgtactaaaacataaaaatttattaatttaaagtagagttgcaagaaagaataaataatagagagagagagagagcaatcactttttttgggagagagtgttagaaaaatagaacatttatataaaagaagatgagTTGGAgaatactcaaaagaaaaatgcatggttataaatacaaaattatcaaagtCATACTACATAATAGAATAAcgttatattattatatactatataatgcGGTAAGGTAACATATaataatcaaagaaaataaaagaaaaaagctaacaaattaaaatacaatgCGTCAATCCAAAGCAGAGTTcaacacaaaaattcatcaacctaaagtagaatTGAGATAAGaagattaaaaatgaaaaaaaaaaaaaaaaaaaaaaaaaaaaactgttggcattatttttgttatataaagtGTGGGGTTAGGGGCCCAAATCacatattgggccttgggtccTGTCCGAGGAGGTAAGTAATTCGAAGACAAGCAAGTAGTACAAAATGGTTTGAGTTAGACTTTACGAATAGAGCATGGATGGGAAGGTGgttcgaggaggaatgtctcctcggaccaGCTATGAGTAGGTCAAACACAGATCCTAATGATCAAGGCGACCTTCCAGGAAACCTTAGTAACAAAGACGTACCCCAGAAATGTGcaagagagaaggaaatcccaaaaaatatctaagggaaagctactaccaccgcattgaatgcactgcagctacttttctggctgcatttatgtggagaagatccctgaacagtgctgcatTGGCAAtcgcaactcacagaaagccaaagtGGGTGTCTGATGAGATAAGgactcaagtaagggctcagatgatcaacaagtgtggGATCAAGATGGCCTAAagggggctatataatgtgagagaccttCCTTCTAAAAGGtggaggaaaaagaagaaaaagggaagaaacACTGTAACAATCTAGAACCAGACTTGTAGTAAAGttttgagaataatatttaagaatcaaTCTTCTCGGACTTGGCCAGGGACTTTTTTCTTTAGTGAACAtctattatctttcttttcatGTCATCAAAATCTATTGGTCGGTTACTTAATTCACTAAAGCACAGTTTTCCAAcacattctctacaaatttattgctTTAGGTTTTTTGAGCTTAAGTCCATACATTTGTTGGGCTAAAAGTTCAGACTAGGTCCTAAAATAAAGTATTCGCAAAAAAACCACActactttcattatttttgtaaaacaTTTAATCTTCTTGAATTACATGTTTAGATATCACTCTGTAGTCTCTACCAACCTCAATCGCTTAAACGCCCCTCAATATTTTAAGACATCATTCTCTTTGAGGATCTTTCTTTTCCCCTATAACAAATTCTTGACCCACTATAACAAATTCTTGACCTGATTTCCGAAGCTGTTTTTCTTGATCTTATTTATAACATTCACACAATTAGAGAGAGATTGATGTAAATCAAGGCTAAAttagaaaattagttttttttttttttttttttttttttttgtgtaatagagtttcaacttatgacaatCGGTTTTTGATGTAGGCATGCATTGAATCTCAGATTTCTTACTCAATCATAAAAATTTTTACCAGTTGAATTAACTGAAACCCACTAGATATTTGCTTTATATAGAACAATATGTTAGTTACATAGATATGGAGTCCCTAACTTCTCAAATAGGTCCAAAATCTAACCAGTTTGTAGTAATTACTATATCAATTCAAGTCATCATTCAATGTTATTATAGCAAAATTCTTGGAAACTagttttggaattttattgttataatGAAAACTTCATTGagattcaataaaataaaaaaacatatataaaaaaaaaaagaaaaaagcagagTCATGAGAGTGAAATTTAAAAACCACAAAGtaataaatcatattttattctaGTAAAGACAACTTTGATGGAATAGAATTTAATGTATCTTAAAAGAGAATaacttaatgaaaattttttgagtaaattacatatttggtccataatttttgggttgcatgtcaatttagtccttgaacttttaaatgtgtcaatttggtcatAACCTTTTGGTATTTGATCAAAATTGTCATTGCATTAAGTGATTGATGAGAATGCTAATGTGgctaacaattaaaataaaaaaattatttttgtaacaCATCAGATGACACTtgtatagaataaaataataataataattttaaaaaaaaagaaaaagaaaaagtagtttATGTTAATAATTAGGATCTCATCCtgaacaaacaaaatttaatatttttggttaATAATAAGATTGAAcaattattttacttatttttggtTACCAAAGCATCACAGatctaacatttttctttttcctcaatATGAAAAGGGTTGTTTGTGAAAGTTCGAAACTTTTGTTTCATTACATAGAAAGCAAAGGAAGAGCTGGATggaataattttccttttttagttagattttaaaaaaagagtttcAACCTCTGATGTCCATTCCTGGTGacagctctttatcatcagaccaagacaccaattagtttttggtataggcgagGATTGAATatcagatttcttattcaaccatcaaggactttaccagttgaactaactggaaccTACTATTTTCTTAATTAGATTGAT
The sequence above is drawn from the Quercus robur chromosome 7, dhQueRobu3.1, whole genome shotgun sequence genome and encodes:
- the LOC126693142 gene encoding F-box protein SKIP24 isoform X1, encoding MSISNSFLPDELWRRILEIGIKTSGFRYKDLCSISISCRRLHRLSNENSLWSHLLSSDFPSSSSSSSSSSSSSSSTTKSSTKTLYRERFERDREKKLAVNRRIVLRKESQIVEHSRKIREIETRLADENHKLKTTVSELSHLRLLRQASVALNVWQPEVIRGRQKEIVGQCVVPVESRIHALEMELRLCKQQILGFEKAHKDEKRRLDTAKEELVSMKYHPLRDYTMEMNGGDKECNIKRKKLKRCHKEPKLMWLAKLTCQNFKGQQKVQGFGFILFISIVFYPALVICIHF
- the LOC126693142 gene encoding F-box protein SKIP24 isoform X3, whose translation is MSISNSFLPDELWRRILEIGIKTSGFRYKDLCSISISCRRLHRLSNENSLWSHLLSSDFPSSSSSSSSSSSSSSSTTKSSTKTLYRERFERDREKKLAVNRRIVLRKESQIVEHSRKIREIETRLADENHKLKTTVSELSHLRLLRQASVALNVWQPEVIRGRQKEIVGQCVVPVESRIHALEMELRLCKQQILGFEKAHKDEKRRLDTAKEELVSMKYHPLRDYTMEMNGGDKECNIKRKKLKRCHKGDG
- the LOC126693142 gene encoding F-box protein SKIP24 isoform X2; the protein is MSISNSFLPDELWRRILEIGIKTSGFRYKDLCSISISCRRLHRLSNENSLWSHLLSSDFPSSSSSSSSSSSSSSSTTKSSTKTLYRERFERDREKKLAVNRRIVLRKESQIVEHSRKIREIETRLADENHKLKTTVSELSHLRLLRQASVALNVWQPEVIRGRQKEIVGQCVVPVESRIHALEMELRLCKQQILGFEKAHKDEKRRLDTAKEELVSMKYHPLRDYTMEMNGGDKECNIKRKKLKRCHKGGKHILMCPTCLSR